One Paenibacillus sp. FSL W8-0186 genomic window carries:
- the hisIE gene encoding bifunctional phosphoribosyl-AMP cyclohydrolase/phosphoribosyl-ATP diphosphatase HisIE, protein MTQQLKQQLPLNQLEEAIQWDESGLVPAIVQDAASKEVLMLAYMNRDSLKKSLETGQTWFWSRSRAELWNKGATSGNTQQIMSLRYDCDGDTLLVEVHRQGPACHTGEDSCFYRTAAAAEDQAAGAGDANSGTASGRFAVLAELEQLIAERYKERPEGAYTTYLFDKGIDKILKKVGEETAESIIAAKNGDNDELRYEVSDLIYHLLVLLRERNLPLDDIMQELERRHERPRRD, encoded by the coding sequence ATGACTCAGCAACTTAAGCAGCAGCTTCCGCTGAATCAGCTGGAAGAGGCCATTCAATGGGACGAGAGCGGCCTTGTGCCGGCCATCGTGCAGGACGCCGCCTCCAAGGAAGTGCTGATGCTGGCCTACATGAACCGGGATTCCCTGAAGAAGTCTCTGGAGACCGGGCAGACCTGGTTCTGGAGCCGCTCGCGCGCCGAGCTGTGGAACAAGGGGGCTACCTCGGGCAATACGCAGCAAATTATGTCCCTTCGCTATGATTGCGACGGCGATACCTTGCTCGTTGAGGTGCACCGTCAGGGCCCGGCTTGTCATACCGGGGAGGACAGCTGCTTTTATCGCACGGCTGCTGCAGCTGAGGATCAGGCTGCAGGGGCCGGCGATGCGAATAGCGGCACGGCAAGCGGCCGATTCGCCGTTCTGGCCGAGCTCGAGCAGCTGATTGCCGAGCGGTACAAGGAGCGTCCTGAAGGGGCGTATACGACCTATCTTTTTGATAAAGGGATCGATAAAATCCTGAAAAAAGTGGGCGAAGAGACTGCGGAATCGATCATCGCCGCCAAAAACGGGGATAATGACGAGCTGCGTTACGAGGTCAGCGATTTAATCTATCATTTGCTTGTACTGCTGCGCGAGCGGAATCTGCCGCTTGATGATATTATGCAGGAGCTGGAGCGGCGTCATGAACGTCCGCGCCGGGATTAA